From Thermincola ferriacetica, the proteins below share one genomic window:
- a CDS encoding tRNA 2-thiocytidine biosynthesis TtcA family protein: MRETLPKSYVRKLMRAIIEFELIEPNDRILIGLSGGKDSAFLVYALGVLRRHFPFKFDIGAITIDLGFTDKFDRQPLEDFCRRLDVPFFFEKTQIAEIAFSPSQPNPCAACAFFRKGIISACARAEGFNKVAFAHHLDDAVETFLMSQLFSGQIRTFLPKTQWDRSGLALIKPLVYLREKEIKGALRFIGFEPIPGGCPRDKKTKRETTKQLIKSLVKEHPQVFENLTAAMRRQNIADLWPPEPTKKEIWQKSQKFWQQKKANR; the protein is encoded by the coding sequence ATGAGGGAAACTTTACCGAAAAGCTATGTCAGGAAATTAATGCGGGCGATAATAGAATTTGAACTTATTGAACCGAACGACAGAATATTAATCGGTTTATCGGGGGGCAAGGACAGCGCTTTTTTAGTTTATGCACTGGGAGTGCTACGCCGGCATTTTCCGTTCAAGTTTGATATTGGAGCTATTACCATAGACCTGGGTTTTACCGACAAATTCGACCGACAGCCCCTGGAAGATTTTTGCCGCCGGCTGGATGTACCGTTTTTTTTCGAAAAGACCCAAATTGCCGAAATTGCCTTTTCGCCCTCACAGCCAAACCCCTGCGCTGCCTGTGCATTTTTCAGAAAAGGTATAATCAGCGCCTGTGCCCGGGCGGAAGGGTTTAATAAGGTAGCTTTTGCCCATCACCTGGATGATGCAGTGGAGACATTTTTGATGAGCCAGCTTTTTTCCGGGCAGATAAGGACTTTTCTGCCGAAGACGCAGTGGGACCGCAGCGGCCTCGCCTTAATTAAACCATTGGTTTATTTAAGGGAAAAGGAGATCAAAGGAGCTTTGCGTTTTATCGGCTTTGAACCCATTCCCGGGGGTTGTCCGAGGGATAAGAAGACGAAACGGGAAACCACTAAGCAACTCATCAAATCCCTGGTCAAAGAGCACCCGCAGGTTTTTGAAAATTTGACAGCAGCCATGCGCCGACAGAATATAGCCGACCTGTGGCCGCCCGAACCGACAAAGAAAGAAATCTGGCAAAAAAGCCAGAAATTCTGGCAGCAGAAAAAGGCTAACCGTTAA
- a CDS encoding manganese catalase family protein — translation MWIYERKLEYPIRVRKPDPRMAKAIITQYGGPDGELSASLRYLTQRYSMPTRKAQAVLTDIGTEELAHMEMVATMVYKLLRDAPLKEIKAAGLDTYYADHDRALFYIDAAGNPWSAKYIQSKGDPVADLQEDLAAEAKARATYEHLINLTDDPCLRDGLRFLREREVVHFQRFGEALDDVHMWMHKKKC, via the coding sequence ATGTGGATATATGAACGAAAACTGGAGTACCCTATTCGCGTCAGAAAACCTGACCCGAGAATGGCCAAGGCTATAATAACCCAGTACGGCGGGCCCGACGGCGAACTTTCCGCTTCCCTCCGATACCTGACCCAAAGGTACAGCATGCCTACCAGAAAAGCCCAGGCCGTTCTTACCGACATAGGTACCGAAGAACTGGCCCATATGGAAATGGTGGCCACCATGGTATACAAGCTGCTCCGGGATGCTCCGTTAAAAGAAATAAAAGCGGCCGGTCTGGATACCTACTATGCTGACCATGACCGCGCCCTTTTCTATATAGACGCGGCCGGCAACCCATGGTCAGCCAAGTATATACAGTCCAAAGGCGACCCGGTGGCCGACCTGCAGGAAGACCTGGCTGCCGAAGCAAAGGCCAGAGCTACTTATGAACACCTGATCAATCTCACCGATGACCCGTGCCTGCGCGACGGGCTGCGCTTCCTGAGGGAAAGGGAAGTTGTCCACTTCCAGCGTTTCGGCGAAGCCCTGGATGATGTGCATATGTGGATGCACAAGAAGAAGTGTTAA
- a CDS encoding spore coat associated protein CotJA, whose amino-acid sequence MYHYGHIWPAYPYRDDVYMPVIRYGQAYVPYQRYRCFFPLPEGFHKGTIFQELYDPYQRKPW is encoded by the coding sequence ATGTATCACTACGGTCATATATGGCCTGCCTACCCTTACCGCGACGACGTTTATATGCCTGTCATCAGATACGGTCAAGCGTATGTTCCGTACCAGAGGTACAGATGTTTCTTCCCTTTACCGGAGGGATTTCACAAGGGCACAATCTTTCAGGAACTGTACGACCCTTACCAAAGAAAACCCTGGTAA
- a CDS encoding secondary thiamine-phosphate synthase enzyme YjbQ — MKSHTEYLEFNTTKRREYINITGKVKEILGRSGIREGMALVSAMHITAGVYVNDAEEGIIQDIDNMLEEIAPFGPDYLHHRTGEDNGDAHLKSILVHHQVIVPVTNGRLDLGPWQEIYYAEFDGRRRKRVVVKIIGE; from the coding sequence ATGAAATCTCATACGGAATATCTGGAGTTTAATACCACTAAACGCAGGGAGTATATTAACATCACCGGAAAGGTTAAGGAGATCCTCGGCCGCAGCGGCATCCGGGAAGGGATGGCACTGGTTTCCGCTATGCATATTACGGCCGGTGTTTATGTTAACGATGCCGAAGAAGGGATAATTCAGGATATAGATAACATGTTAGAGGAAATAGCTCCATTTGGTCCCGATTACCTGCACCACCGAACCGGTGAAGATAATGGTGATGCCCATTTAAAGAGTATTTTGGTGCACCACCAGGTGATTGTGCCGGTAACAAACGGCAGATTGGATTTAGGACCGTGGCAGGAAATCTACTACGCGGAGTTTGACGGACGCCGAAGAAAACGGGTGGTCGTTAAAATTATAGGGGAATAA
- a CDS encoding putative ABC transporter permease: MQAAYHYHKGQDIVFPASGNTMFMWKRFIIYGTIGLVMEFFWTGMGALLAGDWRLKTYSSLWMFLIYGSGVFLEFVHDRIRNWPWLIRGVFWTAIIFAAEYLSGWFLRSIFGVAPWTYTNRYAIDGLIRLDYAPVWFFMGLFFEKLHDYLVYEKPLFPKL, from the coding sequence TTGCAGGCTGCCTACCATTACCATAAAGGACAGGACATAGTGTTCCCTGCATCGGGTAACACTATGTTTATGTGGAAAAGGTTTATTATTTACGGGACAATCGGATTGGTTATGGAGTTTTTCTGGACAGGTATGGGCGCGCTATTGGCAGGCGACTGGCGGTTAAAGACTTACAGTTCCCTGTGGATGTTCCTGATTTATGGTTCGGGCGTATTTCTGGAATTTGTGCATGACCGGATCAGGAATTGGCCGTGGTTGATCCGGGGGGTATTCTGGACTGCCATTATCTTTGCTGCGGAATACTTGTCCGGTTGGTTTCTCCGCAGTATATTCGGGGTGGCCCCCTGGACATATACAAACCGGTATGCTATTGACGGCCTGATCAGGCTTGACTATGCTCCGGTTTGGTTTTTTATGGGGCTCTTTTTTGAAAAACTACATGATTACCTGGTTTATGAAAAACCTCTTTTTCCAAAGCTTTAG
- a CDS encoding PaaI family thioesterase — protein sequence MLEKIKEKFKKDFFARSLGIEIVEASVGYGKTRLKVTRDMLNGAGITHGAVVFAIADLAFAVAANTHDKIALGLNMNISYAKTTKEGTILTAEAREDSLTNRTGIYSIMIRDETGDTVAVAQGVVYRLQYKDKQKDGQQ from the coding sequence ATGCTGGAAAAAATAAAAGAAAAATTTAAGAAAGACTTTTTTGCCCGGAGCCTGGGCATAGAAATAGTGGAAGCCTCTGTAGGTTACGGTAAAACAAGGCTTAAGGTGACCAGGGATATGCTGAACGGGGCGGGCATCACCCATGGGGCTGTGGTGTTTGCTATCGCGGATTTGGCTTTTGCCGTAGCCGCCAATACCCATGACAAAATAGCCCTGGGTTTAAATATGAACATAAGTTATGCCAAAACAACGAAAGAAGGAACAATTCTGACGGCTGAGGCCAGGGAGGACAGCCTGACCAACAGAACCGGAATTTACAGTATCATGATCCGGGACGAAACAGGGGATACCGTAGCTGTGGCGCAGGGAGTAGTTTACAGATTGCAGTATAAAGACAAGCAAAAGGATGGACAACAATGA
- a CDS encoding spore coat protein CotJB, translating into MHRYDKRRVQMLEEIMMVEFATIELGLFLDTHPYDMRALKDYNRYTCMLQKLKAEYEQLYGPLALHGTSPTQFPWKWVEEPWPWEIEY; encoded by the coding sequence ATGCATAGATACGACAAAAGAAGGGTCCAAATGCTGGAAGAAATTATGATGGTAGAATTTGCCACTATTGAACTTGGTTTATTCCTGGATACACACCCCTATGATATGAGAGCCTTGAAAGACTACAACCGTTACACCTGTATGCTGCAGAAACTGAAGGCAGAATATGAACAGCTTTACGGTCCTTTAGCCCTGCATGGGACTTCCCCAACCCAATTCCCCTGGAAATGGGTGGAAGAACCATGGCCGTGGGAAATTGAATATTAA
- a CDS encoding pyridoxal phosphate-dependent aminotransferase, whose protein sequence is MGISNKIEENLKRASWIRAMFEEGERLRKIYGPEKVYDFTLGNPNVEPPAVFKEELKRLADNPIPGMHRYMSNAGYPEVRKAVADVLAEESGLPVNENHVVMTVGAGGALNVVLKTLLDPGDEVIILSPYFVEYKFYVDNHGGVCKEVSTLENFQIDTEAIAQAVTAKTKAIIINSPNNPTGVIYPEESLSALDQVLSAKEEELGIDIYVISDEPYAKICYDGIKVPNVFKYIRKSIIVTSHSKDLALPGERIGYLAVSPKVPKVDLVMEGMTFANRILGFVNAPALMQRLVTKLQRERVDIADYEEKRNILYENLTALGFEMVKPQGAFYLFPKSPIPDDIAFIKAAQKHNILLVPGSGFGKPGYFRISYCIDKQIILNSLPAFKQLAAEFSLG, encoded by the coding sequence ATGGGAATTTCCAATAAGATTGAAGAAAACCTGAAAAGAGCCTCCTGGATCAGGGCCATGTTTGAAGAGGGTGAACGTTTAAGAAAAATATATGGCCCGGAAAAAGTCTATGATTTTACGCTGGGTAACCCCAATGTAGAACCGCCTGCCGTCTTCAAGGAAGAATTAAAAAGGCTGGCCGACAACCCCATACCCGGGATGCACCGTTACATGAGTAACGCTGGCTATCCTGAAGTCAGAAAAGCTGTTGCCGATGTCCTGGCAGAAGAATCGGGCCTGCCCGTTAATGAAAACCATGTGGTTATGACCGTTGGCGCTGGCGGGGCTTTAAACGTGGTTTTAAAAACTCTCCTGGATCCCGGCGATGAAGTAATTATCCTGAGTCCCTATTTTGTCGAATACAAGTTTTATGTTGATAACCATGGAGGGGTATGTAAAGAGGTTTCTACCCTGGAAAACTTCCAAATCGATACCGAGGCCATAGCCCAGGCTGTCACGGCAAAAACGAAAGCTATAATCATTAATTCCCCTAACAACCCCACCGGAGTTATTTATCCGGAAGAATCCCTGTCGGCGCTGGATCAAGTCCTCAGCGCGAAAGAAGAAGAATTGGGCATTGATATTTACGTGATTTCCGATGAACCATATGCCAAAATCTGTTACGATGGCATTAAGGTGCCAAACGTCTTTAAATACATCAGGAAAAGTATTATTGTAACTTCACACAGTAAAGACCTGGCCTTACCCGGCGAAAGGATCGGTTACCTGGCAGTGAGCCCGAAGGTGCCGAAGGTTGACCTGGTTATGGAAGGAATGACTTTTGCTAACCGTATCCTGGGGTTTGTCAACGCACCGGCCCTGATGCAGCGACTGGTTACTAAACTGCAAAGGGAAAGGGTAGATATCGCCGATTATGAGGAAAAAAGAAATATCCTCTACGAAAATCTCACTGCTCTCGGCTTTGAAATGGTTAAACCGCAGGGCGCATTTTACCTTTTTCCCAAATCACCCATACCCGATGACATTGCTTTTATAAAGGCAGCCCAGAAACATAACATTCTCCTCGTGCCCGGAAGCGGTTTCGGAAAACCGGGGTATTTCCGCATTTCTTACTGCATTGACAAACAAATTATCCTGAATTCTCTGCCTGCCTTTAAACAGTTAGCCGCAGAATTTAGTCTGGGATAA